The DNA segment TACAAGCTTTCGGCCACGGGTAACTTTTTTGGCGGAATAGGCCTTACGGAATATGTGGATATCGGTGCCGCGCTCAATATCAACTACGACATGGCCTATGCCGATGGTTATTGGGATGCCGCCAGTAAAATCAGGCAAGGCGACTTGGCCTTGTGGGCGAAGGCGCGTGCGCCCTTTGGCGATTCGAGTGTTTTCACCCTTGCGGGGCAATTTGAACTGTATTTGCCGATAGGCGTGCGTTCTGCGGGTGTCCGCCCGCGTCATGCGTGGTATATTCGCGGAAACGGAGAAACGCATCCGTTTACGGCGGACGAAGTGGTTGTCGGGATGAACGCGATTACGACAGTAGACCTCTCGAAAGTGAATATTCCGGTGCGCTGGAACGCCAATATCGGCTTTGTATACGCTGACGAAGGTGCGAATACCGTAGTTTATGGAACGGGCCTTGACTGGGATGTTTTCTCGTGGGCGACCCCGTTTGTTGAATTCAGTGGCGAATTCCGTGTCGAAGATAACGGCATGCCGATCGACATCATGGAAGACCCGATGCTCCTGACGCCGGGCCTCAGGCTCCATTTGCCGTGGAATATCGAATTGGCGGGCGGTATCGACCTGTCGGTCCGTATGCTCCGCAACCGTTACAATACAGAAAAGGAAATGAAGAATACCGATGCCTACACGATTGGCTATACCGATCAGAAGGGGTATCATAAGACCTACGGCTATACACCCACGGTAACCTATGCCTTGACGGGGGTGCTGACTTGGAAATTCGGCTTTGCCGATGCCTTGGCCGAAAGGGAATGTCCGCAGGGCCTGCCCCGCGTAGATACCTTGGTGAAGGTTGACACGTTGTTCAAGGTCGATACGGTCGTGGTGACGGATTCTATCAAGGATGCCGACGGAGATGGCATTATTGATTCTCTTGACATGTGCCCCAATACCGAGGCCGGAGTCGAGGTCGATTCTATGGGATGCGTGAAGGACTTTGACAAGGACGGTGTCGAAGATTTGCGCGACCAGTGCCCCGATACAGAACAGGGCGCCACTGTTGGTCGTGACGGTTGCCCGTTGGATTTTGACCAGGACGGTGTTCCCAACTATAAGGACATGTGCCCGAATACGCGCCCCAATACGGGAGTTGATTCTCAGGGTTGCGACAAGGACGAAGACAAGGACGGCGTAGCCGATGGACGCGATCAGTGTCCGCTCACACCGAAGAATGCTCCTGTAGATACGACTGGTTGCCCCATGGACACCGACAAGGATAGCATTCCGGATTACCTGGATAAGTGCCCCAATTCGGTGCGAGGTGTAAAGGTGAACAAGGATGGTTGCCCCGTAAACAAGAAAGAAGACCTTGATAAACTTAAGACGGGTATTAATTTTAAGAGCGGCTCCACGATTTTGACGAAGCCAAGCTATGGAACGCTTGACGACATTGTCTACTTGATGCAAAAGTTTGCCGATGTGAATCTTGAAATCCAAGGACATACCGATAACGTCGGTGACACCGAATACAATGAGAATCTGTCTCAAGGACGAGCCCAGTCGGTAGTCGACTACATGATTCGAAAGGGCATCAAGGTCAATAGGCTGCGTGCTGTTGGATATGGTCCGCACAAACCGATTGCCGACAACAAGACCAAGAAAGGGCGTGCCAAGAACCGTCGTGTGGAACTGGTGCCGTTCTATATGGACGAATAAGTAGGAGAGTCGTATGCGCTTTGAGAAAAAGGTATGGCTTGCAAGCCCCACGATGCATGGCGATGAACTCAAGTACATGCAAGAGGCTTATTCCACCAACTGGATGAGTACCGTCGGCAAGAATATCGACGAGGTCGAAAGGTTGGTGGCCGAAAAGGTCGGTTGCAAGTATGCGGTTGCCTTGGGCGCAGGAACGGCGGCTCTCCACCTGTGTACACGCCTGGCGGGGGAGGCCCTTTACGGTCGCGCTCCGGCGGGGAAGGGTTCTCTTTCGGGGCACAAGGTCTTTTGCAGTGACATGACCTTTGCGGCGACCCTGAATCCAGTTGCTTACGAAAATGGCGAGGCTGTGTTCGTTGATTCCGAACGCGATACCTGGAATATGGATCCCGTGGCGTTGGAAAACGCTTTTGAAAAATATCCCGAAGTGCGTTTGGTAGTACTCGTTCATTTGTATGGAACTCCGGCGAAAGTGGACGAAATCCGCGCAATATGCGACCGTCACAAGGCGCTTTTGATAGAAGATGCCGCCGAAAGTCTCGGTGCGACCTATAAGGGGAAACAGACGGGAACCTTTGGCGACTATTCTGCCATCAGTTTTAACGGCAACAAGATTATTACCGGCAGCAGCGGTGGAATGTTCCTGACCGACTCCGAAAAAGATGCCGCGCAGGTACGCAAGTGGAGTACCCAGAGCCGCGAACCCAGACCGTGGTACGAACACGAAGAAATTGGCTACAACTACCGTATGAGCAATGTGATTGCGGGCGTGGTACGCGGGCAGATTCCGTATCTTGAAGAGCACATCGCGCAGAAAAAGGCCATTTATGAACGCTACAAGGCCGGGTTTGCCGGACTCCCGGTGACCATGAATCCCTACGATGCTGCAAATTCCGTGCCGAATTACTGGCTCAGCTGTATGCTGATTGATGAGTCGGCTGTGAAGCGTGTTTCGCCCGAAAAGATTCTCGCGGTCCTGACCGAAATGAACGCTGAAGGTCGACCCATTTGGAAACCGATGCA comes from the Fibrobacter sp. UWH4 genome and includes:
- a CDS encoding OmpA family protein, with protein sequence MKIRFLSSLILVVAVVCFAQTGLMGGSDGIHQINTRTLGTGQIIAGTGGNITLDPWALSRGGIYYNDGEENHFHHYKLSATGNFFGGIGLTEYVDIGAALNINYDMAYADGYWDAASKIRQGDLALWAKARAPFGDSSVFTLAGQFELYLPIGVRSAGVRPRHAWYIRGNGETHPFTADEVVVGMNAITTVDLSKVNIPVRWNANIGFVYADEGANTVVYGTGLDWDVFSWATPFVEFSGEFRVEDNGMPIDIMEDPMLLTPGLRLHLPWNIELAGGIDLSVRMLRNRYNTEKEMKNTDAYTIGYTDQKGYHKTYGYTPTVTYALTGVLTWKFGFADALAERECPQGLPRVDTLVKVDTLFKVDTVVVTDSIKDADGDGIIDSLDMCPNTEAGVEVDSMGCVKDFDKDGVEDLRDQCPDTEQGATVGRDGCPLDFDQDGVPNYKDMCPNTRPNTGVDSQGCDKDEDKDGVADGRDQCPLTPKNAPVDTTGCPMDTDKDSIPDYLDKCPNSVRGVKVNKDGCPVNKKEDLDKLKTGINFKSGSTILTKPSYGTLDDIVYLMQKFADVNLEIQGHTDNVGDTEYNENLSQGRAQSVVDYMIRKGIKVNRLRAVGYGPHKPIADNKTKKGRAKNRRVELVPFYMDE
- a CDS encoding DegT/DnrJ/EryC1/StrS aminotransferase family protein — encoded protein: MRFEKKVWLASPTMHGDELKYMQEAYSTNWMSTVGKNIDEVERLVAEKVGCKYAVALGAGTAALHLCTRLAGEALYGRAPAGKGSLSGHKVFCSDMTFAATLNPVAYENGEAVFVDSERDTWNMDPVALENAFEKYPEVRLVVLVHLYGTPAKVDEIRAICDRHKALLIEDAAESLGATYKGKQTGTFGDYSAISFNGNKIITGSSGGMFLTDSEKDAAQVRKWSTQSREPRPWYEHEEIGYNYRMSNVIAGVVRGQIPYLEEHIAQKKAIYERYKAGFAGLPVTMNPYDAANSVPNYWLSCMLIDESAVKRVSPEKILAVLTEMNAEGRPIWKPMHMQPVYREHSFVTAAGIDVGADIFARGLCLPSDNKMTPDQQDAIIAAIRECFAASKI